A part of Aspergillus flavus chromosome 5, complete sequence genomic DNA contains:
- a CDS encoding delta 6-fatty acid desaturase (fatty acid desaturase, putative) — MVPAMSRKNRVWSRREIEGLIADGRKIIILGDQVLKVDTWIPYHPGGNKSILHMVGRDATDEITALHSKEAQAHMQKYVIGTINGRWENFLPPIQGGIFRPLASKGVDDETLDAEEDISSSGKSTPPSPVFDPVEKGDGVRRRRAGTETPISRASSVFSSEPELAPFGSAEASIAHAISSDLSKYPRLDQKSQDEVVTKYRQLDAKLQSEGLYDCPYSSYAIEFIRYSVLCVLFLTSLHYSYYALSGLFLGLLWHLLAFTVHDAGHLSITHGFHTDSCIGIFVADFLGGLSVGWWKRNHNVHHIATNSPEHDPDIQHMPFFAISSRFFTSLRSTYYDRDMNLDAAARFFIKYQHYLYYPILLFGRFNLYRLAWSYLLDPAQAPRKGSAWWHRYLEMAGQVFFWYWYGYRTLYLSIPTWSSRITFLLISHMVTAPLHVQLTLSHFAMSSADVGVHESFAQKMVRTTMDVDCPSWLDFIHGGLNFQVVHHLFPRLPRHNLRRAQPYVKEFCQDVGMPYVIFGFTRGNKEVISRLGEVAEQLRVLEECRKVAARDLVEGRHGH, encoded by the coding sequence ATGGTGCCGGCGATGTCACGCAAAAACCGAGTGTGGTCGCGGAGAGAAATCGAGGGATTGATAGCAGACGGGCGAAAGATAATCATATTGGGAGATCAGGTGCTGAAGGTCGACACGTGGATCCCATATCACCCAGGCGGGAATAAATCAATCTTGCACATGGTCGGTCGGGATGCGACAGACGAAATAACAGCATTGCACTCAAAGGAAGCTCAGGCACATATGCAGAAATATGTGATAGGCACAATCAATGGACGATGGGAGAACTTTCTGCCGCCGATCCAGGGAGGAATATTCAGACCCCTAGCATCGAAGGGCGTCGACGACGAAACGCTCgatgccgaagaagatatcAGCTCATCTGGGAAATCCACACCACCGTCACCAGTCTTCGATCCGGTAGAGAAAGGAGATGGAGTTCGTCGGAGGCGTGCAGGCACTGAAACGCCTATTTCTCGAGCTTCATCCGTATTCTCATCAGAGCCGGAGTTGGCGCCATTCGGATCTGCGGAAGCATCAATAGCCCACGCGATATCATCAGATCTTTCAAAATATCCTCGTCTTGATCAAAAGTCGCAAGACGAAGTCGTCACAAAGTACCGCCAGCTCGATGCAAAGCTGCAATCCGAAGGACTCTACGATTGCCCATATAGCTCCTACGCTATTGAATTCATCCGATACTCTGTTCTTTGCGTTCTGTTCTTGACATCTCTTCACTATTCCTATTACGCTCTGTCAGGCCTTTTCCTCGGGCTACTTTGGCATCTGCTTGCATTCACTGTTCACGACGCCGGTCACTTGAGCATAACCCATGGATTCCATACGGACAGCTGCATCGGGATCTTCGTCGCAGATTTCCTTGGTGGTCTCTCGGTCGGCTGGTGGAAGCGGAATCACAATGTGCATCACATCGCAACCAACTCGCCCGAGCACGATCCGGACATCCAGCACATGCCGTTTTTCGCAATCTCTTCTCGATTCTTTACTTCCCTGCGCTCGACCTACTACGACCGTGATATGAACCTCGACGCTGCAGCACGATTTTTTATCAAATACCAGCATTACCTCTACTATCCCATACTTTTATTCGGTCGTTTCAACCTGTACCGCCTAGCATGGTCATACCTACTCGATCCGGCGCAAGCGCCCCGGAAAGGGTCGGCATGGTGGCATCGCTACCTGGAAATGGCCGGCCAGGTGTTTTTCTGGTACTGGTATGGCTACCGGACGCTATACCTGTCGATCCCAACGTGGTCATCCCGCATCACGTTTTTGCTCATCTCGCATATGGTCACTGCCCCGTTGCACGTCCAACTCACCCTCAGTCATTTCGCCATGTCGAGCGCCGATGTAGGCGTCCACGAGTCATTTGCACAGAAGATGGTGCGGACGACAATGGACGTCGATTGCCCGTCCTGGTTGGACTTTATCCATGGCGGTCTCAATTTCCAAGTCGTGCACCATTTGTTCCCTCGCCTCCCGAGACATAACTTGCGTCGCGCGCAGCCGTACGTCAAGGAGTTCTGCCAGGACGTCGGAATGCCGTACGTCATTTTTGGTTTCACGCGGGGAAACAAGGAGGTCATTAGCAGACTTGGCGAGGTCGCTGAGCAATTGAGGGTGTTGGAAGAATGCCGAAAGGTTGCTGCGAGGGATTTAGTCGAGGGTCGCCACGGCCATTGA